Proteins encoded by one window of Streptomyces uncialis:
- a CDS encoding 4Fe-4S dicluster domain-containing protein: MPRDKDTSTAGTGRAERIAERSRGDNWKKAPRRIEASECITCDLCLRNCPPEFGAIFDSGLDVVIVPELCSGCPACVLVCPVDCIYVDEEWSPTGDRMWDHIELTAEGAAP; the protein is encoded by the coding sequence ATGCCGAGGGACAAGGACACATCCACAGCGGGCACCGGGCGCGCCGAGCGGATCGCGGAGCGCTCCCGCGGTGACAACTGGAAGAAGGCGCCACGTCGTATCGAGGCGTCGGAGTGCATCACCTGCGACCTGTGCCTGCGCAACTGCCCGCCGGAGTTCGGGGCGATCTTCGACAGCGGACTCGATGTCGTGATCGTCCCCGAGCTGTGCTCCGGCTGCCCCGCGTGCGTGCTGGTCTGCCCCGTCGACTGCATCTATGTGGACGAGGAGTGGTCGCCCACCGGGGACCGGATGTGGGACCACATCGAGCTGACCGCCGAAGGAGCTGCGCCATGA
- a CDS encoding glutamine synthetase family protein, translated as MPRPWSPTGEESGVGRPSFVAEFGLWDERRIAAAERIAAELDDIDLVRVVFCDPHGLARSKTVPAEVFRTVLRNGMDFSAGPFLFDTGHAVAVDFLTDPGVGVDELRGAGDFVLVPDPCTFQVLPGTGTRTAWVQGDEYLRDGTPHPLSPRGVLRRVLAAYAERDLAPVVGLEVEWYLTRLLGGPPGNTDNGFGRQGAAPAVEAVNPGYQFNLDASYDSVAHIADPLALTLMSLGLPLRTMEHESGPGQLETTFAPMAALEAADAMLLLRTQIKRFCRSRGHHASFMTLPRLDAFDSSGWHLHQSVASTKTDANVFAAGEGPDTISPAGAAYVEGLLSRAREFCLLSVPTVNGYRRLAPEFTLSPTSVDWAYEDRSVMVRVLSGGSSTHAENRIGEPCANPYLTMAAQLHAGLAGMDAGIVAGPAAHRPAYPALPVSLGEALDAFRASDRATELLGAPLKTCLTKLKESELARFDAWCEAQRPPPGDVTEWEHREYFDAF; from the coding sequence ATGCCGAGACCATGGTCCCCGACCGGCGAGGAGAGCGGGGTCGGACGCCCCTCGTTCGTCGCGGAGTTCGGGCTCTGGGACGAACGCCGGATCGCGGCGGCCGAACGGATCGCGGCCGAGCTGGACGACATCGACCTCGTCCGGGTCGTCTTCTGCGACCCGCACGGGCTGGCCCGCTCCAAGACGGTGCCCGCGGAGGTCTTCCGCACGGTGCTGCGCAACGGCATGGACTTCAGCGCCGGACCGTTCCTCTTCGACACCGGGCACGCCGTCGCCGTCGACTTCCTCACCGACCCCGGTGTGGGCGTGGACGAACTGCGCGGCGCGGGGGACTTCGTACTCGTCCCCGACCCGTGCACGTTCCAGGTGCTGCCCGGCACCGGGACGCGGACCGCGTGGGTGCAGGGCGACGAGTACCTGCGCGACGGCACGCCGCATCCGCTCTCCCCCCGCGGTGTGCTGCGCCGGGTGCTGGCCGCGTACGCCGAGCGGGATCTGGCGCCGGTCGTCGGGCTGGAGGTCGAGTGGTACCTCACCCGGCTGCTGGGCGGGCCGCCCGGGAACACGGACAACGGCTTCGGCCGGCAGGGCGCCGCCCCGGCGGTGGAGGCAGTGAACCCCGGCTACCAGTTCAACCTCGACGCGTCGTACGACTCGGTGGCCCATATCGCGGACCCGCTCGCCCTGACGCTGATGTCGCTCGGACTGCCGCTGCGCACGATGGAGCACGAGTCGGGACCCGGGCAGCTGGAGACGACGTTCGCCCCGATGGCCGCCCTGGAAGCGGCGGACGCGATGCTGCTGCTGCGCACCCAGATCAAACGCTTCTGCCGCAGCCGCGGCCACCACGCCTCGTTCATGACGCTGCCGCGCCTGGACGCTTTCGACTCCAGCGGCTGGCATCTGCACCAGTCCGTGGCGAGCACGAAGACGGACGCCAATGTGTTCGCGGCGGGCGAGGGACCGGACACGATCTCCCCGGCGGGCGCCGCGTATGTCGAGGGACTGCTGTCCCGGGCCCGGGAGTTCTGTCTGCTGTCCGTGCCGACGGTGAACGGCTACCGGCGCCTCGCACCGGAGTTCACGCTCTCCCCCACCTCGGTCGACTGGGCCTACGAGGACCGCAGCGTGATGGTCCGGGTGCTCAGCGGCGGCAGCTCGACGCACGCCGAGAACCGGATCGGGGAACCGTGCGCCAACCCCTATCTGACCATGGCCGCCCAGCTGCACGCGGGCCTGGCGGGGATGGACGCCGGGATCGTGGCGGGCCCGGCCGCGCACCGGCCCGCGTACCCGGCGCTGCCGGTGTCGCTGGGCGAGGCGCTGGACGCGTTCCGCGCGAGCGACCGCGCGACCGAGCTGCTCGGCGCACCGCTCAAGACCTGTCTGACGAAGCTGAAGGAGAGCGAGCTCGCGCGGTTCGACGCGTGGTGCGAGGCGCAGCGCCCGCCCCCCGGCGACGTCACCGAGTGGGAGCACCGCGAGTACTTCGACGCCTTCTGA
- a CDS encoding aromatase/cyclase, translating into MTTSAVRATEHTVDVAAPADQVYALIEDVGGWPEVFPPTVHAECVERTGNAEVIRLWATANGTAKTWTSRREHDPERRSITFRQERSQHPVGGMGGEWVVEPVSATACRVRLLHDFFAATDDPADLDWISRAVDRNSGSELAALKTRAELGGPDQLITFEDSVTVDGSAKDVYDFLNEAQRWADRLPHVARVELTEDTPGLQTLEMDTSTKDGSVHTTRSVRVCSPHRAIVYKQHVLPALMTLHTGRWLIEERAGAGVSVTSRHTVRINTERVHEVLGQDADVRTARELVQKALSGNSMVTLLAAKAFAEGAAGGRTGP; encoded by the coding sequence GTGACTACGAGCGCGGTCCGTGCCACGGAGCACACCGTGGACGTCGCGGCCCCCGCCGACCAGGTGTACGCGTTGATCGAGGACGTCGGCGGGTGGCCGGAGGTCTTCCCCCCGACCGTGCACGCCGAGTGCGTCGAGCGGACCGGGAACGCGGAGGTGATCCGGCTCTGGGCGACCGCCAACGGCACCGCCAAGACCTGGACGTCCCGGCGCGAGCACGACCCGGAGCGCCGGAGCATCACGTTCCGCCAGGAACGCTCCCAGCACCCGGTCGGCGGCATGGGCGGGGAATGGGTGGTGGAGCCGGTCTCCGCGACCGCGTGCCGGGTCCGGCTGCTGCACGACTTCTTCGCGGCGACCGACGACCCCGCCGACCTCGACTGGATCAGCCGGGCCGTCGACCGCAACAGCGGCTCCGAGCTGGCCGCGCTCAAGACCCGCGCGGAACTCGGCGGCCCGGACCAGCTGATCACCTTCGAGGACTCGGTGACCGTCGACGGCAGCGCCAAGGACGTCTACGACTTCCTCAACGAGGCCCAGCGGTGGGCGGACCGGCTGCCGCACGTCGCCCGGGTGGAGCTCACGGAGGACACCCCCGGGCTCCAGACGCTGGAGATGGACACCAGCACCAAGGACGGCTCGGTGCACACCACCCGGTCCGTACGCGTGTGCAGCCCGCACCGCGCCATCGTCTACAAACAGCATGTCCTGCCCGCGCTGATGACCCTGCACACCGGCCGCTGGCTGATCGAGGAGCGTGCCGGAGCGGGCGTGTCCGTCACCTCGCGCCACACGGTGCGGATCAACACCGAACGCGTTCATGAGGTGCTCGGCCAGGACGCGGACGTGCGTACCGCGCGGGAGCTGGTCCAGAAGGCCCTCAGCGGCAACAGCATGGTCACGCTGCTCGCCGCGAAGGCCTTCGCCGAGGGCGCCGCCGGCGGGCGCACAGGGCCGTGA
- a CDS encoding FAD-dependent monooxygenase yields MQGFDADVIVVGAGPTGLMLAGELRLAGVRTLVLDRLAEPMRQSRALGFSARTIEEFDQRGLLPGFGELATIPVGHFGGLPIDFRVVEGGSYGARGKPQSLTEGVLNGWATGLGAEVYREHEVTGLTQDEDGVTLDVVTPDGTKRLRARYAAGCDGGRSKVRNLAGVDFPGTDPTLELWFADVAGLQLRPRFSGERVPGGMVMVLPMGPEMNRVVVHERGGERQGDGPPSFEEVAAAWNRLTGEDISGGKPLWTSYTTDASRQAAEYRKGRVFLLGDAAHIHLPVGAQGMSAGIGDAMNLGWKLAAALRGDATTELLDTYHGERHPVGARILANTLAQRILYLSGDELDPMREVMTELLAYEEVQKLLVGMVTGLDIRYDVGAGGHPLLGRRLPDTELTGDFAPSGTANAFQLLHAGRGFLLDLRDDEELRAAAAPWTGRIDVVTPKSRPQGALADVEAALVRPDGYLAWIGSGGSGTAGLTDALGRWFGAPGDHDRTQAPAAAGARP; encoded by the coding sequence ATGCAAGGCTTTGATGCCGATGTCATCGTGGTGGGGGCAGGCCCCACCGGGCTCATGCTCGCCGGTGAACTGCGCCTGGCCGGAGTACGGACCCTCGTGCTCGACCGGCTGGCCGAGCCGATGAGGCAGTCGCGCGCCCTCGGCTTCTCCGCCCGCACCATCGAGGAGTTCGACCAGCGCGGGCTGCTGCCCGGCTTCGGTGAGCTGGCGACCATACCCGTCGGCCACTTCGGCGGGCTGCCCATCGACTTCCGGGTGGTGGAGGGCGGTTCCTACGGCGCGCGGGGCAAGCCCCAGTCCCTCACCGAGGGTGTGCTCAACGGATGGGCCACCGGGCTCGGCGCCGAGGTCTACCGGGAGCACGAGGTCACCGGGCTCACCCAGGACGAGGACGGCGTCACCCTGGACGTCGTCACCCCGGACGGCACCAAGCGGCTGCGGGCCCGCTACGCCGCGGGCTGCGACGGCGGCCGGAGCAAGGTCCGCAACCTGGCCGGGGTCGACTTCCCCGGCACCGACCCGACCCTCGAACTGTGGTTCGCCGATGTGGCCGGCCTCCAGCTGCGGCCCCGGTTCTCCGGCGAGCGGGTACCGGGCGGGATGGTCATGGTGCTGCCGATGGGCCCCGAGATGAACCGGGTCGTCGTCCATGAGCGCGGCGGCGAGCGGCAGGGCGACGGCCCGCCGTCCTTCGAGGAGGTCGCCGCCGCGTGGAACCGGCTCACCGGCGAGGACATCAGCGGCGGCAAGCCCCTGTGGACCAGCTACACCACCGACGCGAGCCGCCAGGCCGCCGAGTACCGCAAGGGCCGGGTGTTCCTGCTCGGTGACGCCGCGCACATCCATCTGCCGGTCGGCGCCCAGGGCATGAGCGCGGGCATCGGTGACGCCATGAACCTCGGCTGGAAGCTCGCCGCCGCGCTGCGCGGCGACGCCACCACGGAACTCCTCGACACCTACCACGGCGAGCGGCACCCCGTCGGGGCCCGCATCCTCGCCAACACCCTCGCCCAGCGCATCCTCTACCTCAGCGGCGACGAACTGGACCCGATGCGCGAGGTCATGACCGAGCTGCTGGCCTACGAGGAGGTCCAGAAGCTGCTCGTCGGCATGGTCACCGGCCTCGACATCCGCTACGACGTCGGGGCGGGCGGCCACCCGCTGCTCGGCCGCCGGCTCCCGGACACCGAACTGACCGGCGACTTCGCCCCGTCCGGCACGGCGAACGCCTTCCAGCTGCTGCACGCCGGACGCGGCTTCCTGCTCGACCTGCGCGACGACGAGGAACTGCGCGCCGCCGCCGCGCCGTGGACCGGCCGGATCGACGTCGTCACCCCCAAGTCCCGCCCCCAGGGCGCCCTCGCGGACGTCGAGGCGGCGCTGGTACGCCCCGACGGCTACCTCGCCTGGATCGGCTCCGGCGGCTCCGGGACGGCAGGACTGACGGACGCCCTCGGCCGCTGGTTCGGCGCGCCGGGCGACCACGACCGGACCCAGGCCCCCGCCGCGGCGGGCGCCCGCCCGTAG
- a CDS encoding DUF3050 domain-containing protein: MSRYEWGETNPGIDRLKQAIAPARQKVIGHPVYHQLNTKEAVVTFMEHHIFAVWDFMSLLKSLQRSLTCVEVPWVPDGPTGSRRLINDIVLVEESDELGDGFISHFELYLDGMRQAGADTARVDSFIALLREGRPVLPSLKEAGVPEPSAEFVATTWEFIENAPTHRQAAAFAFSREDLIPDMFDQVAALGAEHAELSTFVDYLRRHIQVDAEEHTPMAMQMLADLCGDDERKWAECEETINVALAARIRLWDGILGAFPEGSR, from the coding sequence ATGTCACGGTACGAATGGGGCGAGACGAACCCCGGCATCGACAGGCTCAAGCAGGCCATCGCGCCCGCCCGGCAGAAGGTGATCGGCCACCCGGTCTACCACCAGCTGAACACCAAGGAAGCCGTCGTCACGTTCATGGAGCACCACATCTTCGCGGTGTGGGACTTCATGTCGCTGCTGAAGTCCCTCCAGCGCAGCCTGACCTGTGTCGAGGTGCCGTGGGTGCCGGACGGGCCCACCGGGAGCCGCCGGCTCATCAACGACATCGTCCTCGTCGAGGAGAGCGACGAGCTCGGCGACGGCTTCATCAGCCACTTCGAGCTGTATCTCGACGGTATGCGGCAGGCGGGCGCCGACACCGCGCGCGTCGACTCCTTCATCGCGCTGCTGCGCGAGGGGCGGCCGGTGCTGCCGTCGCTGAAGGAGGCGGGCGTGCCGGAACCCTCCGCGGAGTTCGTCGCCACGACCTGGGAGTTCATCGAGAACGCGCCCACGCACCGGCAGGCCGCGGCCTTCGCGTTCAGCCGCGAGGACCTGATCCCCGACATGTTCGACCAGGTCGCCGCGCTGGGCGCGGAGCACGCCGAGCTGTCGACGTTCGTCGACTACCTCCGCCGCCATATCCAGGTGGACGCCGAGGAGCACACCCCGATGGCGATGCAGATGCTCGCCGATCTGTGCGGCGACGACGAGCGCAAGTGGGCGGAGTGCGAGGAGACCATCAACGTCGCGCTCGCGGCCCGGATCCGGCTGTGGGACGGCATTCTCGGGGCGTTCCCCGAGGGCTCCCGCTGA
- a CDS encoding FAD-dependent monooxygenase, translated as MTRPPATPPVAPAPSPVPPVPPAPVVVVGAGPVGLLLACELRTAGVPVVVVERLAEPMTESRASQLTALTAELLHERGFDALLAEAAHEPRAHFGGLGYDLSALDSPYAGNWKVPQYRTEASLGQRAAELGATVLRSTELTGLTEGPDHVLCEVHGPAGPRRIEARYVVGCDGANGAVRRLAGFAVTATAPTRELLRADVTGLAVRDRRFERLPGGFAVASTRDGVTRVMVHATGRAVTARTGPPEFAEIAARWERVTGEDISGGRAVWLDAFDNSTAHATAYRRGRVLLAGDAAHHHLPIGGQALNTGLQDAVNLGWKLAATARGLAAPGLLDTYHDERHPVAARVLAHVTAQELLLLGGSGAEPLRAVLTELTGLDRVRTHLAAAASNLGDRYGPPGPGLTGRRVAGLRLRTATGPLLATGPGPVLLTLAPGAAGPGRFPVPVLRVIDESGSLPGITTVLLRPDGYVAWADDSEEDLDQALGKLLHPEVRKRNARL; from the coding sequence GTGACCCGCCCCCCGGCGACCCCACCCGTCGCACCGGCCCCATCGCCCGTACCGCCCGTACCGCCCGCCCCGGTCGTCGTCGTGGGCGCGGGACCGGTCGGACTGCTGCTGGCCTGCGAACTGCGGACGGCCGGGGTGCCGGTCGTCGTCGTGGAACGGCTGGCGGAGCCGATGACGGAGTCCCGCGCGAGCCAGCTCACCGCGCTGACCGCCGAACTGCTGCACGAGCGCGGGTTCGACGCGCTGCTCGCCGAGGCCGCCCACGAACCACGGGCGCACTTCGGCGGGCTGGGGTACGACCTGTCCGCCCTGGACAGCCCGTACGCGGGCAACTGGAAGGTGCCCCAGTACCGCACCGAGGCGTCCCTGGGACAACGCGCCGCGGAACTCGGCGCGACCGTGCTGCGCTCGACCGAACTCACCGGACTGACCGAGGGCCCGGACCACGTCCTGTGCGAGGTCCACGGCCCCGCGGGCCCCCGCCGGATCGAGGCGCGGTACGTGGTCGGCTGCGACGGCGCCAACGGCGCCGTACGCAGGCTCGCCGGGTTCGCCGTCACGGCCACCGCGCCGACCAGGGAACTGCTGCGCGCCGACGTGACCGGCCTGGCCGTCCGCGACCGGCGCTTCGAGCGGCTGCCCGGCGGGTTCGCGGTCGCCTCGACCCGCGACGGTGTCACCCGCGTCATGGTCCACGCCACCGGCCGGGCCGTCACGGCACGCACCGGGCCCCCGGAGTTCGCCGAGATCGCGGCCCGGTGGGAGCGGGTCACCGGCGAGGACATCTCCGGCGGTCGGGCCGTCTGGCTGGACGCCTTCGACAACTCCACCGCGCACGCCACCGCCTACCGCCGGGGCCGGGTGCTGCTGGCCGGTGACGCCGCCCACCACCATCTGCCGATCGGCGGCCAGGCCCTCAACACCGGCCTCCAGGACGCCGTCAACCTCGGCTGGAAGCTCGCCGCGACGGCGCGCGGCCTGGCGGCCCCCGGACTGCTGGACACCTACCACGACGAACGGCACCCGGTCGCCGCGCGGGTCCTCGCCCATGTGACCGCCCAGGAACTCCTGCTGCTCGGCGGCTCCGGGGCCGAACCGCTGCGCGCGGTCCTCACCGAGCTGACCGGCCTGGACCGGGTCCGCACCCATCTGGCCGCCGCCGCGTCGAACCTCGGCGACCGCTACGGCCCGCCAGGACCCGGGCTCACCGGGCGGCGCGTCGCGGGGCTGCGGCTGCGGACAGCCACGGGCCCGCTGCTCGCGACGGGCCCCGGGCCCGTCCTCCTGACGCTCGCGCCCGGGGCGGCCGGCCCCGGCCGGTTCCCCGTCCCGGTGCTGCGTGTCATCGACGAGTCGGGGTCGCTCCCCGGCATCACCACCGTCCTCCTGCGGCCCGACGGCTATGTCGCCTGGGCCGACGACAGCGAGGAAGACCTGGACCAAGCCCTCGGGAAACTGCTGCATCCGGAAGTGAGGAAGCGAAATGCAAGGCTTTGA
- a CDS encoding FAD-dependent monooxygenase, giving the protein MDTDVIVVGAGPTGLMLASELRLGGADVIVVERLAERSWESRGIGFTARAAEVFHQRGLLERLENTEITRQGHFGGLPVDYGVLEGSHFGVRGAPQYKIEEMLEKRALELGVSVHRGFRVTGLADTGDGVTATVEGPDGRAEYAARYLVGCDGGRSTVRKLAGFGFPGSDATREMYLADVSGCRIRPRPIGELLPNGMVMAAGLEEGFFRIIVCENGTPPDKDRQAGFADVADAWQRLTGESIHGGQARWVSSFTDATRQAAEYRRGRVLLAGDAAHIHLPAGGQGLSIGVQDAVNLGWKLAATVTGRAPEALLDTYHSERHPVGERVLRNTRAQGTLNLSGTPAAPLRDVMSELIALPAVARHLSGMVSGFDIRYDVGERGHPLAGARMADRELELADGGTDRIARLLHPARGVLITADGSGGTGRTAEAWADRVDVVRVKSFPAGPEEGPAATESVLLRPDGHVAWAAPGGGRLTEALERWFGPAGRTPGTEAAPGTSDTAPDTGTASGPQQLTSAG; this is encoded by the coding sequence GTGGACACGGATGTGATCGTTGTCGGCGCCGGGCCCACGGGGCTGATGCTCGCGAGCGAGCTCCGGCTCGGCGGCGCGGACGTCATCGTCGTCGAACGGCTCGCCGAGCGCAGCTGGGAGTCGCGCGGGATCGGGTTCACCGCGCGCGCCGCCGAGGTGTTCCACCAGCGCGGACTGCTGGAGCGGCTGGAGAACACCGAGATCACCCGGCAGGGGCACTTCGGCGGGCTGCCGGTCGACTACGGGGTGCTGGAGGGCTCGCACTTCGGGGTCCGCGGCGCACCCCAGTACAAGATCGAGGAGATGCTGGAGAAGCGGGCCCTGGAGCTCGGGGTGTCCGTGCACCGCGGATTCCGGGTGACCGGGCTGGCCGACACCGGGGACGGCGTCACCGCGACCGTGGAGGGGCCCGACGGCCGTGCCGAGTACGCGGCCCGCTATCTGGTGGGCTGCGACGGCGGCCGGAGCACCGTCAGGAAACTCGCGGGCTTCGGCTTCCCCGGCTCCGACGCCACCCGCGAGATGTATCTGGCCGACGTCAGCGGCTGCCGTATCCGGCCCCGGCCGATCGGTGAACTGCTGCCGAACGGCATGGTGATGGCGGCCGGTCTGGAGGAGGGCTTCTTCCGCATCATCGTGTGCGAGAACGGCACCCCGCCGGACAAGGACCGGCAGGCCGGCTTCGCCGATGTGGCGGACGCGTGGCAGCGGCTCACCGGCGAGTCGATCCACGGCGGACAGGCCCGCTGGGTGAGCAGCTTCACCGACGCGACCCGGCAGGCCGCCGAGTACCGGCGCGGCCGGGTGCTGCTCGCCGGGGACGCCGCCCATATCCATCTCCCGGCCGGCGGCCAGGGGCTGAGCATCGGGGTGCAGGACGCGGTCAACCTCGGCTGGAAGCTGGCCGCGACGGTTACCGGCCGGGCCCCCGAGGCCCTGCTCGACACCTACCACAGCGAGCGGCACCCCGTCGGTGAGCGGGTCCTGCGCAACACCCGAGCCCAGGGCACGCTCAACCTCAGCGGCACCCCGGCCGCACCGCTGCGGGACGTGATGTCCGAGCTGATCGCGCTCCCGGCGGTGGCCCGGCATCTGTCCGGCATGGTCAGCGGGTTCGACATCCGCTACGACGTGGGGGAGCGGGGCCACCCGCTGGCCGGTGCCCGGATGGCCGACCGTGAGCTGGAACTCGCCGACGGCGGCACCGACCGGATCGCGCGGCTGCTGCACCCGGCGCGCGGCGTCCTGATCACCGCCGACGGCTCCGGGGGGACCGGCCGGACCGCCGAAGCCTGGGCCGACCGCGTCGACGTGGTGCGGGTGAAGAGCTTCCCGGCCGGACCCGAGGAAGGACCGGCCGCGACGGAGTCGGTGCTGCTCCGCCCCGACGGACACGTCGCCTGGGCCGCGCCCGGCGGGGGCCGCCTCACCGAGGCGCTGGAGCGCTGGTTCGGCCCGGCAGGCAGAACCCCCGGCACCGAGGCCGCACCCGGCACCTCCGACACCGCGCCCGATACCGGCACCGCCTCCGGTCCCCAGCAACTGACTTCCGCCGGTTAG
- a CDS encoding amidase, giving the protein MPVTTTEITRQPAAPSLHESRNSLLRGRTTVTGQVRSVLAAIRETDPALGAFVAVADDRAIAEAEAADGVLARLGEDAFRELPLLGVTVAVKDLVQTRDLPTTRGSLLPNRRPDADPPAVARLRAAGAVVVGKTATSEYGWSASTVSRVAAPTRNPWAPDRTAGGSSGGSAAAVSAGLCTAAVGTDGAGSIRIPAAFCGVVGFKPSFGRVPYVPPGADRLAHVGPLTRSVADAAVLTAVMTGPDPRDPDSLHAPTGRTGEPARLRVGWIEFPRTSDEVRAVTEAALPVLAAQGHRVERIDVPFPDPYGALVDVLAAAEAAGTAPEDERWCDEGRLALVRYGHSLSGAAVTRAEETRMALRARLAAVMEDYDLLAMATVPTEPFAADAIAPPWATDPDDLLWLAWSPATYPFNLTGQPALSLPAGLTSRGLPVGLQLVGRVGDDELVLTAAARVEAGLGLAMVPPGRETKGERA; this is encoded by the coding sequence TTCCCTCCATGAATCCAGGAACTCCCTTCTCCGGGGCCGCACCACGGTCACCGGGCAGGTGCGCTCCGTCCTCGCCGCCATCCGCGAGACGGACCCCGCCCTCGGTGCCTTCGTGGCGGTCGCCGACGACCGGGCGATCGCCGAGGCGGAAGCCGCCGACGGGGTCCTCGCCCGGCTCGGCGAGGACGCGTTCCGCGAACTGCCGCTGCTCGGCGTCACGGTGGCGGTGAAGGACCTCGTCCAGACCCGGGACCTGCCCACCACGCGGGGCTCGCTGCTGCCCAACCGCCGCCCCGACGCGGACCCGCCGGCCGTGGCCCGGCTGCGCGCGGCCGGTGCGGTCGTGGTGGGGAAGACCGCCACGTCGGAGTACGGATGGAGCGCGAGCACGGTCAGCAGGGTGGCCGCCCCCACCCGTAACCCCTGGGCACCCGACCGGACCGCCGGGGGCTCCAGCGGGGGTTCCGCCGCGGCGGTGTCGGCGGGGCTGTGCACCGCGGCGGTCGGCACCGACGGGGCGGGCTCGATCCGTATCCCGGCGGCGTTCTGCGGGGTGGTCGGGTTCAAACCGTCCTTCGGCCGCGTCCCCTACGTACCGCCCGGCGCCGACCGGCTGGCCCATGTCGGGCCGCTCACGCGGAGCGTGGCCGACGCCGCCGTGCTGACCGCGGTGATGACGGGCCCCGACCCCCGCGACCCGGACTCGCTGCACGCCCCCACCGGCCGTACGGGCGAGCCCGCGCGACTGCGCGTCGGATGGATCGAGTTCCCCCGGACGTCCGACGAGGTCCGCGCGGTCACCGAGGCGGCCCTGCCGGTGCTGGCCGCGCAGGGCCACCGGGTCGAGCGGATCGACGTCCCGTTCCCCGACCCGTACGGCGCGCTGGTGGACGTCCTCGCGGCGGCGGAGGCGGCCGGCACGGCGCCGGAGGACGAGCGGTGGTGCGACGAGGGGCGCCTCGCGCTGGTGCGGTACGGGCACTCGCTGAGCGGCGCGGCGGTGACGCGCGCCGAGGAGACCCGTATGGCGCTGCGGGCGCGGCTGGCCGCCGTGATGGAGGACTACGACCTGCTGGCCATGGCCACCGTCCCCACCGAGCCGTTCGCCGCCGACGCGATCGCCCCGCCCTGGGCCACCGACCCGGACGACCTGCTGTGGCTCGCCTGGTCGCCCGCCACCTACCCGTTCAACCTCACCGGCCAGCCCGCCCTGTCGCTGCCCGCCGGTCTCACGTCCCGCGGGCTCCCGGTCGGCCTCCAGCTGGTCGGCCGGGTGGGGGACGACGAGCTGGTGCTCACGGCCGCCGCCCGGGTCGAGGCCGGGCTGGGCCTCGCGATGGTGCCGCCCGGCCGGGAAACGAAAGGAGAACGAGCGTGA
- a CDS encoding antibiotic biosynthesis monooxygenase family protein: protein MPFINPENGYLTVINLFKTDLPERVDTLVGEMRSIVDTAAFPGWVSSTVHRGQQKMGTANFIQWRGTQDLESRYQDDEFKHRTVPVFHEISTFIRLMQTEVEVAQRHPSLGDVTEISPDRDDYTVIEVLGVASADQRALISTLGSAHDWLVDVPGYRSQNVLRGIRSRGTLDGALTAFGKDDDFVVVYSQWDGRESYETFRTMTEDKQPDARRRNRAKRDSLTTAADWNAYRVVHTRSAPQPAGV from the coding sequence ATGCCCTTCATCAACCCCGAGAACGGGTATCTGACCGTCATCAACCTGTTCAAGACCGACCTGCCGGAACGGGTGGACACCCTCGTCGGCGAGATGCGGTCGATCGTCGACACCGCGGCCTTCCCCGGCTGGGTCTCCAGCACCGTCCACCGGGGCCAGCAGAAGATGGGGACCGCGAACTTCATCCAGTGGCGCGGCACGCAGGACCTGGAGTCGCGCTACCAGGACGACGAGTTCAAGCACCGCACGGTGCCGGTCTTCCATGAGATCTCGACGTTCATCCGGCTGATGCAGACCGAGGTGGAGGTCGCCCAGCGCCACCCCTCGCTCGGCGACGTCACCGAGATATCGCCCGACCGCGACGACTACACGGTCATCGAGGTCCTCGGCGTCGCGTCCGCCGACCAGCGCGCGCTGATCAGCACCCTCGGCTCGGCCCACGACTGGCTGGTGGACGTGCCGGGCTACCGCTCGCAGAACGTGCTGCGCGGCATCCGCTCCCGGGGCACCCTGGACGGCGCCCTGACGGCCTTCGGCAAGGACGACGACTTCGTGGTCGTCTACTCCCAGTGGGACGGCCGGGAGTCCTACGAGACGTTCCGCACCATGACCGAGGACAAGCAGCCCGACGCGCGCCGCAGGAACCGGGCCAAGCGCGACTCGCTGACGACCGCGGCCGACTGGAACGCCTACCGCGTCGTCCACACCCGGTCCGCGCCGCAGCCCGCCGGGGTCTGA